The Castanea sativa cultivar Marrone di Chiusa Pesio chromosome 4, ASM4071231v1 sequence TCCCTTGTATTCTTTCCAAAGTTCACTCCCCCCAAAAGAATTAGTATGCAACTCTAAATGAGTCATCAACCGCAATAAAAGAAGAGAGCATCACTTGGACCTACGATGTAGATCTTTCCCCTTTTCTATTTGCAAGATTTAAATCTAAGACCTACTCCGACCCTACTGAACTAATTACATAAGATTGTGGCTATAATACATGCGGCCAACCCTGACTAAACTGTCCAGAGTCCATAATCAACCCTATAAAATTTGGGACTAAGTTTTGCCTGTTGTTATTGTGGCTGTaatgtatttaattattaaattgtaGATACTGTACCCAAAAGAGTCAAAAGActaaattaaacatttttaccTGGCATTACACGCAAAGCTCTCGCCTCAACAGTCACAAAATCAGGATTAGCCACCACCATTGGAATTCTTTTAGCAGCACAATGCTCCAATGTTTTCTCAAGGTCTTCAAGTTTCATGGGAATTGCAGTACCAGAAGGAGTCCCCATGGCTTCAGTGCCATGCACCAAAACAAATTCAGCTTCTTCAACATCCTCTACAACTTGTAAGTCTAGGCCCTACAATAAGATTTTGGATGCCAGATCATTTTATCAAATGTTCCTCAGCATACTTCAAGAGAAATTCTCATGAATAATTAGTATGATTGCTAAGCACAGTGATTCTTCATGCAAATCTCTTTCCCAGGTTTTGTTTATTACCCAAATGAACCCCATAAAAAAACTTGGCTCAGTGAAATGACAAAAGTAAGAAGAGAATAGGTGACAATAAGGTTTTATGATGAGTTTACCAATTCCATAACTTCTACTTAATGCCTAAGTTTAGTTGGACACTGCCTGAGAATGAAAGAGGAGATCATCTTGAGTAATCAGCCTGCTTTATTCAGACTTTTAACAAGAATCTAGTAATACCCAGTTCCAAGAGACCATATTTCTTTTATGTAAGCAGTATAAGATTTATGACCTTATAAATTATAGATCATTCTCAACAAACTGCCTCTCTGCAAAGAGTGCACTCTATAAAACCAGTGATTCAGGAATAGTGAGTTTTGATAGTCTGTTGGTCATGTTAATAACATATATCAAAAGGacggaaagagagaagaagggtTCCAATAAAAgcaaaggaacaaaaaaatataaatataaacaacTGCAGACAGAGCATACCTCAAGAGATATAGCACCCCGGTCACTCCATGTCATATGGATGCAAGACCTTCCAAGAGCTGCAAACCAAGCATCATCTCtcctatttaaagaaaattccaTGAAACAATAAGCCATAATAACTCAAGTATACATTAGTTACAAAAAGGCATAATGCAACATAATTACCCACAACATAACGTGGATAAGTACACAAGTAGACCAAGAAGATTCAATCATGTACATAGAAGACCATCAAATGTACAAACAAGGAGCGTTTTGATTTAAGTTGAAGATATTGCAAGAAAATAAAGGATTGAGGCCAAGAGAAATAGACATACTGCAGTTACTCAAATTAGAGTTGCATATGATGTAATACAAACAAGCTCAATTCAAAGACAAAGTAGTGAGAAATTTCTGTGCCATGTAGACTAAGCAATCTTATATTCACTAGGATCAATTATTTATCCCCAGTCATCAACAACTGGCTGAGGGAAACTCATTCATTTACAAAGAATGTTATTTGTCCAAAAAAGCTGCatagattttcaaaaatgttGTAAGGCTCTACATGATTCCTTGCATCACTAAAGTGGCTATGCAAGCACCTGGCTCACCTTTGACAGCTCTGAAATAGAAACAATTTAATATAGGTATCATGTTTAACCTTATTAAAGAAAGCATCACAATTAAATATAAACTATTCATGACTAAAGCCTCCAGTTAATATAAATGCTAatggaaaaatgaagaaataacaAAACCTGtacaatatatttgaaaaacatAATTACATAAGAATGTTTGCAAATATTTATAAACTATGGATGAAACAAAAATCAAgccaaatcataaaataaataagtttctACAAATGGAACAGATGCATCTCATCCCCTTCTTTACCATGTGTCCCGATACCAAACATCACAATCTTAATAGGAACCAAGTATAACATATTGTTGAGTTCAAAAAAGGATACAAGTAAATGGAGTTTATCAAGATTACTTGAGCAACTGCAAAGAGTTAATTGGACTGACCAGTTCATCATGAAAACAGCAATGAAAATGGAATGAAACTTGAAAGCATCAGTGATTAGGGTCactagtcatagaagatatggTGGTTAACCTTTGCAAGTATTGATGTGTTAATTCTCCACTAGTAATGGCTCCTACAAAGAGAGACGGATCAAAACCAAGGCTCTTCATCTTTTCCATAGTGGTTGATGCACGTCTTGAGGAATTACTTATAATCACCATCTTGCTACCAGTCATTGCTAACTTTTCTACTATCAgacaaaacaaacataaacaatatCACATCGGAAACAATTATGGTCTCAACTACAAACAACTGACCCAAATCCAAATAGAAGAGATGAAAACATTGCCAAGAGCCTCGTCGCTCAACTGATTAGCATCTCATGGTTTTCCAACAAAGTCATctaaggttcaaatccccccacccccaactattgaacaaaaataaagagagagagatataaaaacatacatgttaaaattgcaTCAGTATAAGGTTTTTTGCCATCATGAAGTACTCCAAATTGATCTAAGAACCATGCCTGCACACATATTACCAAAATGCTAAAAGCATcttatatttgtatatttgaCATGAACACATAGTCACATACATATGAATATATCACAATACACAATCCtaaatatacacacatacaaagATGCTTGTTTATGTGTACGTACCAACA is a genomic window containing:
- the LOC142631198 gene encoding uncharacterized protein LOC142631198 isoform X2, translating into MTGSKMVIISNSSRRASTTMEKMKSLGFDPSLFVGAITSGELTHQYLQRRDDAWFAALGRSCIHMTWSDRGAISLEGLDLQVVEDVEEAEFVLVHGTEAMGTPSGTAIPMKLEDLEKTLEHCAAKRIPMVVANPDFVTVEARALRVMPGTLAAKYEKLGGEVKWMGKPDKIIYEAAMALADVDVSDSIAVGDSLHHDIKGANAAGIQSAFITGGIHANELGLVGFGEAADLSSVQALASKYDAYPSCVLPAFTW
- the LOC142631198 gene encoding uncharacterized protein LOC142631198 isoform X1 encodes the protein MMAARCSVPSKEVQLFQTFTGLQHLAETRRFKAWFLDQFGVLHDGKKPYTDAILTLEKLAMTGSKMVIISNSSRRASTTMEKMKSLGFDPSLFVGAITSGELTHQYLQRRDDAWFAALGRSCIHMTWSDRGAISLEGLDLQVVEDVEEAEFVLVHGTEAMGTPSGTAIPMKLEDLEKTLEHCAAKRIPMVVANPDFVTVEARALRVMPGTLAAKYEKLGGEVKWMGKPDKIIYEAAMALADVDVSDSIAVGDSLHHDIKGANAAGIQSAFITGGIHANELGLVGFGEAADLSSVQALASKYDAYPSCVLPAFTW